The DNA sequence ATACATGATGACAGTATGCCGGGCTGGCAGTACACAGTGCCCGACGCGCCGGGCCCATTGCAGTGGGCTCAATTTGCCGGGATTGCCACCCGGCCGATTTGACCAAGGAAATATCCGCTCGTGTTTCGCCTGCCTGTCCTAGTTCTTCTTTCGCTGGCAATCGCCTTTGGTGGTGGGGCCTGGACTGCGTCCAGAACGCTGAAGGCCACCTCCGGTTTTGGGGCTATCAAGCTCGGCTCCTGGAGTGCCTATCCCGAACTGCAAACAGCCAAGGCAGATCCTTTCGCCAAGGCGCACCGCGCCGGCGATGGCCGCATTCTGCTTGGTCGCGCAGAGGGGTTGGTGTTTACCGCCGATACTGACGCCACCGGCGCCGCCCTGTCGGGGCGATGCACCTACGAGATCTCCGGACTAACCCCGCCAACGCGATTCTGGACGCTGCGGATTACCGACAGCAGCGGCAACCCGGTCGAAGCCGGCCCCCGGTTTCCCGCCAGCCTGAATTCGTGGACGACATTGCGCCGCGCCGACGGCACGTTCAGCATCCGGGTCGGCGCTGCGCCAACGCCGGGCAACTGGATCAGGCTCGATACACCGGGCGATGTCAGTTTTGTGCTGAGCCTGGTCGATACGCCGACTGCTGGATCTGCCAGCATGGTCGAACTTGACATGCCCGACATAGCCCTGATCGGATGCAGAGATGCGTAGTGTGCTTCTTGCAATCGTGATCGGACTGGTCGGCGCCGCGCTGATCCATATCATTATCGTTTTGGCCTTGCCGCAATGGACCGGCAAGGATGCCTGGACCCGGGTCACCGCGCTCGGGGCGCAAAACCGGTTCTATTCGCTCGCCAATGAAGCCAACCTGACCGGGCTCTACAACGAAGATCCGAGCATTCGCAGCGCTGTCTGCCACTTTGACATCAGCAATGGTCCGGTCCGGGTTGTCGCCACCGGCGATGTGCCAATCTGGACCGTCTCGGCCTACGATGCCTCGTCAAACGAAACCTACTCGATGAACGACCGTTCCTCGATCGGCGAAAGCGTCAATATTGCTTTCGTCACGCCGGCGCAGATGCTGCAGATGCGCCGCGCCATGCCGGCATTACTTGAGCAAGCGGTGCTGGTTGAGCTGCCCCGGCCGGAGGGCTATGTGGTGTTGCGCGCCGTGGCGCCGATGCCAAGCCACGAACCGGCTGTGCGGGAATTTTTGGCAGGTGCCGCCTGCCTTGGACTGAAGTTCGATCCGGCCTGACCTGACCGGTCAGGTTTCGACAAAGCAGTCAGGGCAGCCAGAACAGGGTCGGCAGATAGCCCGCGGTCTGAAGATACTCAATGCCCTCGATCGCCGGAAACATCGCAAGGAAGTAAAGCGCGTCAAAAAAGGTGCGCTTGAGAGCCTGCGGTGAAAAGGTCACTTCATCGGGCTGATGGTAAAGCCTGAGATCAGGCCAGAACTGCGGCGTTGTGGCTTCATAGGCAAGGTATCCGGCTCCGAATGTGCTGCGCAAAAACGCCGCTTCCTTTTGCGCGGTCAGCGTGAAGACCAGATAGCTCAAAAACCCGAACATAATGGCCACGGCAAGGGAGCCAAACACCAGGCCGACGCCGAAGATGCCGATGGTCGAGAACAGATAGAGCGGGTTGCGGGTGACCGAATAGGGACCAGAGGTGACCAGTTCGCTGTTCTTGCGGCTACCGACATAGAGAATGCTCCAGAGCCGACCGAAGATGCAGACCAGTATCAAGGCAAGACCGGAGATCTCCATCGCTTCGTGAACCACCAGGGCCTCGCTCCAATAGGGGCGTGAAACCAACAGCGCCAAAATCGCCGCAACACTGAACAACTGAACGACCCGCAGCCTCTTTCTCTGCCTGAATGCTTTCGGCTGCACGAAATCCGTCATCCGGGGTTTCCCAATCCGTTTATACGCTCACGACAATCGCGCGCCGGGCCTCAGCCCTTGTGGTCTTGTTCATGGCACAGCGGCGTGGTTGATGTCGATGCGGGATTGAGCCGCAGGAACTGCCCAAAGGCCAGTTCAGCACGCCGGGAGATGGTGGTCTCGTCAAGCGGCAGCACGCCTCCGATGGCGCGGCGAATCTGCAGATCACCGACCAGCAGGTTGAGATACAGTTCCACCGCCTCGCCAGTCACATTGAACGCCAGCGCACCCTCGCGCCTGGCGCGCTCCAGAACCTCACCAATCAGCGGGCCGACCGTCTCCCTGCCCCGCTCTGAAATTGCCGCGCCCAGTTCCCCGGTGGGATCAGCGGCGGCAGCCCGGTTGAGCTGAATGGCACGCGGGCTGACAAGCAACGCAAGCAGACGCGGGCCCAGCGCACGCAGGACATCCAACGGGTTCCTGTCGCTGCGCAAACCGTCTTCCAGCAACGCTTTGACTTGTTCGGCGTTACGCAGCACCAGTGCCCTGAACAGGCCGTTCTTGTCGCCGTACCAGTTGTACAACGTCTCGTTAGACGCCCTGGCCGCCCTGGCGATCGACAGCATGGATGCACCGGCATAGCCCCTGGCTTCCAATACCGCATAGGCCGCCTCTTCGATCGTTTCCTGACGGGAAGCCCTGTTCTCATCGCGCATCAAACTCTCCACTGGTTGACCGCAAGCGTAATTATGTTTACGGATATTTGCAACCGTACACTTAATTACGCTTATGGAGATCACAGAATGCCTCTTCCGAACCAGTCTTCCACCGCTGCCTTGTCCGTGCTGATCATCCTGCAGACTGTCATGCTCAGTGCGCTCTACGCTGGCGTCCCACCGCATCCGCCGGTGGCCACGCCGCTGTTTGGCATCGCACCGTTTCTCGGGGCTGCCATCTCCGCAGCCGTTGCGGCGATGCTGCTCGGCAGCAGTACAAGCCAGTACGGACGGGGATTGAGCCTGCTGGCCACAGTCATGGCGCTGGTTTCGTTCGGCCCTCAGAAATATTTTGATGCGCAGTTCGGATTGATCTGGCCTGCGGTGATCGGCGGACAATTGGCCAGCCTTGCCCTGCTTTGGGGGTTGGTCTCAGGCTTGCTTTCAGGAAATGCAAACGCCCGGCAGGAGGAAACGCAATGATCTCGACCAGGATACTGCCGCTTGTCTCGCTCTTGCTTGTTGCTTCGATTTTCGGATTTTTCTACGCTTGGGTGTGCTCCACCATGTGGGGCCTCGACGCCAGCGATCCCTCCATTGCCATCCAAGCCATGCAGGCGATGAACGCCTCGGTGCGCAACACGGTGTTCTTCCCGGCCTTTTTCCTGACGCCCGTGGTGCTGGCGATCACCGCCGCTGCACTCATCCGCACAGGCCGGAGAGATTCCGGACTTTGGTTCGGGCTCGCAACGGTCGTCTACGGCCTTGGCGGCTTTGGCGTGACCGTCGTCGTCAATGTTCCGATGAACGAGGCGCTGGCCCTGATCGAGCTGCCTCTGGAGCCGGTCGCTGCCGAAGCCGTTTGGCGCGGGTACTCATCGCCATGGCAGGTCTGGAACCAGGTTCGTGCTCTGGCCTGTGGCGCAGCAGTGCTGCTGACAGGGATGGGACTGCTCACAATCAGTCCGGTTTCCGGCAGCGCCGCGCACGCGCGGACGTGACCTGGCAAAGAACGCTGCGGGCTCATCGCATTCATGGCGATAAACCGTCCTGCCAATTGACCTCGGTCAATAAGTTTCCCGGATGATGCGCTATATATAAACGATCACAAATGTGTTCCCGGTCACATGGTTTCCGGCTCGCCAAAGGATAAGCGCATGAAAAAGGCTGTCATAGTCGTTCTTGGAGCAGGTCTCGGTGGAATTTCCATGGTCTTCGATCTGAAGGCCGAAGTCGGAAAAAATCACCAGATCGTTCTGGTCAACAAGGCCGAAAGCTTCCAGTTCACCCCGTCCAATCCGTGGGTCGGCGTCGGCTGGCGCGAGAAGAACGACATTACCATCGAGCTGGCGCCGCTGATGGCCAAGCACGGTATCGATTTCATCCAGGCCTCGGCGAAAAAGCTGGTTCCTGAAGCCAACAAGATCGAAATGGAGGACGGCAGTTCGGTCGACTATGATTACCTGATCATCGCAACCGGCCCGGAACTGGCTTTCGACGAAATCGAGGGATTTGGCCCCGAAGGCCATACCCAGTCGGTTTGTACCGTCGATCACGCTGTGCAGGCCAATGCGGCGTTTGAAGCCTTCTGTGCTGATCCCGGCCCGATCGTTGTCGGAGCGGCGCAGGGCGCTTCGTGCTTCGGCCCGGCCTATGAATACGCGATGATCCTCGACAAGGAACTGCGCAACCGCAAGATCCGCGACAAGGTGCCGATGACCTTTGTCACTTCCGAGCCCTATATCGGTCATCTCGGCCTCGGCGGCGTCGGCGACACCAAGGGCATGCTCGAGCATGAAATGCGTCAGCGCAGCGTCCGCTGGATCACCAATGCCAAGGTGGAAAAAGTCGAAGCCACCACGATGACCGTATCCGAACATAATGATGACGGTTCGGAAAAGACCAGGCATCAGCTCGATTTCAAATACTCGATGATGCTACCGGCATTCCGCGGCATCGCGGCTGTGCGCGACATTGAAGGTCTGGTCAATCCACGCGGCTTCATCATCATAGACAAGCACCAGCGCAATCCGAAATACCCCAACATCTTCGGTGTCGGCGTGGCCATCGCCATCGCGCCTACGGAAAAGACTCCCGTGCCCACGGGCGTCCCCAAGACCGGCTACATGATCGAAAGCATGGTCGCAGCAACAGCCAAGAACATAGGGGCGCTGCTTGACGGCGGAGAACCTAAAGAAGAAGCCACCTGGAATGCCTTCTGCCTGGCCGATTTCGGCGATCGCGGCGTGGCCTTCCTGGCTCAGCCGCAAAACCCGCCCCGCAACATCAACTGGGCCGCTGAAGGCATGTGGGTGCATCTGGCGAAAGTGGCGTTCGAGAAATACTTCATGCACAAGGTCCGCAAGGGCATCACCGAGACCTACTACGAAAACGCGGTGATGAAACTGCTGGCCATGCACAAGCTGAAATAGCGGAAACCACAGTACTGCTGAAAATACGGCCGCACCCGGTATCTGCCAAACCCCGGCAAAGACAGGAGGAGACCGTTAGGTCTATCCGTTTTTGCCGCTCGGTTTGGCGGGCGCCGGATCGTCGAACATTGGTTCATGATGGCGCGGGGCGTATCGGGAAGTGCCGGCATTGAGCGGCTCGCGGCGCACGCCTGTAAACATCAGCACATCGGCCGTCCCGTGCAAGGTTTCACGCCCGGGTGGGCCCTGTGTTGCGGGCCTGCATCTTGATGGATCAAAGCTCAGTATTGTCGTCATATCTGGTCTCCAACTGGGTGGAACAGGAAATACGCTCGACATTCATCTCCATGGTTGAAAGCCATCAAGCCACCACTTGGTTAACAGCTTGCTAACGCTTTTGTTATAACTTGTCCCAAGTGAGTTGTTGCGTTTGAGTTAGGTGTCCCCGTGTCCAACAGTTTCCGCGATCTCGAAAGGCCCGATGCGGCCCACCGCAAAGCTGCAGTGTTGATGGCAGCCATCAGTGCGCTTGAATGTCTCGATCATCCCAACCGACAGGACTTGGCGCAATTCTCCCAGCTGTTCATGCCGCTTTACGCGGCAGCAAGCTCCGAGGTCCGCCGCACTGCATCAGCCACCCTGTCACGACTGCCCCGGGTGCCTGACGACGTGGTCGAAATGCTGATCAACCAGCCCATCACCATCGCCGCTCCCTTCATCGCCCACTATCCGTTGCTCAAGGAAAGCGCACTGGCGCGCGCGGTACTCCACAACGGCGCACCGCACGCCCGTGCCGCGGCTAGACGTCCGGATCTTTCGCCGCAGGCAATTGCAACGCTGCGCCGCCTGAATGATCCCTCCGTCGAAGGTCTGCTGATCCTGCGCGGATTGATCCCTGCCCCCGCAGTGGCGGTTCAAAGCGCCGCCGCGCCGACCACCGTGCCTGACGCCCGGCCGCTGGTCGATGCGCCCCCGCTCGATCCGAGTGAAAAACTCCGCTCCGAACTGCGCGCACTGGTGACGCGCAGCCCGGCAGCCAAGCTGCACAGCGATGAACCGAAACTGCAAGTACAGGTCTCAAGACCGGGCCACCGTGCCCCCGCGCAGCCTCTCAACCGTCCAACCAGCCTGCGCAAAGCGCCTGCCGCATCGGCCGCACAACCGGCAAGACCAGAGACTAAAACTGCTCCAAAAAAGGAATTGTCGCGGGCAGCGCGGCGCAGGATCACCGAGGTCCATCTGGCCAAGCTGGCGCGCCACGCCAGCTCCGATCAGGCGTCCTGGTTTGCCACAGCACTTGCCGACGCCATGGATTCAAGTTTTGCCTTGTCCGAGAGGATCATGATGGACCTGTCCGGCCGCCAGCTGGCCACGGCGCTTATCGGTCTGGGGGCACCCAGCGCGACCATCAAATCGGCGCTCGAAAGCTTTTTCCCGCATCTGGCGCAGCCCTCGCTCAGGCATACGCTGGCCACAGATCTGATCGAAGACCTCGACAGCGAAAGCTGCACCGCCCGGCTTCAGGCCTGGCAGCGCGCCGACAGTTACACCACAGGCAACACAAACCATGTGCCGGCGCTGGCCGAGGGCAAGCCTGTTCGCCAGGATGCCTTCCAGCGCGCCGCCCCTGAGCGCAGCCGCCAGGTTTCGCCGGTCCGCAAAGCGGGCTGAGGCAAGCAGAACCTGCCTGTCAGGCAACTCTGCAGGTTTTGCGGAAATTTCCTATCGTCTGGATTTTCGCCAGCCGGCGGCACGTGCTTCGGCTTCGGTGCAGAACCAACGCTCGCCATATCGCGGTAATATTTTCGTCGGGATATAAAACTTCTGACCGGGCACATGATATATGCGCTCGCCGGTATCGATGCTGACGTTACCCTTGATATTGCACGCAAGCGGGTTTCTGACCGGCGCATTGGTAAATCCAACAGATTTGCTGTCAGGCGCATTGCTAAATCCGAACGCAAAATGCCTGACAGCACTTGGCGCCGCGAAAGCGGCGGCTGAACAGACAATCACCAATGTCGTAAATCTGAACATGACGCTCCAGAAGTCTAGTAATGACTTCCAAATAATACGCGCCATGGATTAACGTCACTTAAGAATTATCGCTATAATTGTTTCTACCGGCCATCAAGACCACTGTACTGGTTCGTCATTGCTGGATGCAGGGCAGCTTTGGGAAGCGCAATTACTCAAGCCCAATTGGCAAGCGCTGCATTTGACCCGTCACCGACGAACGAGCCGAATCCGATCATGGAAAAACAGGCCCAAGTTCATGGCACATCGTCTTCACCGGAAGTGCCACCCTCACCTTCCCAATTAAGGATCTGACCGGTTTCCTGCCTGTTGAACTTCAATCGCAGACCAGCACCTGTGTCATTTTCAGGCAGGAACTCGACGCCGAAATGCTCGAGTGCCTCTGTCAGCCTTGCCAGTGCCGGTTCGTCGAAGGAGTGAACGCCCGCCTCGAAATCGGCAAGCAAAGAGGTGGGCAACCCTGCCTGTTCCGCAAGTTGCGCCTGGTCAATTTCGGCTAGCGCTCTGGCCGCGATCGAGAATTGAGGCGTCAGGACTATCGGCATGTAAACCTCCTTCAGTTAGCGTATCCGGAGGCGGCATCTCAGAAAGAATGCAGCAATCGTCAATTCTCGCTAAAGTCGAGATAGGTTTCCGGGCTGTCAGTCTCAATCTCCACGACCCAGATGTCCAGATCGAACCGCACTTCACGGGCTAATATTTCCGAGATTTCGCTTTCTGGGACGCGGGATCTTCTCAGTTCAAACAGCCGGCCATCGGGATGATCGATATCGAAGGCGGTTTGCGGTGCTGGCGCCGCCAGGCTTTCAGTGCCGTCACGATGGCGGATGCGAACAAAAATCGCTCCGGCTTCCTCGGACCCGTGTTTTTCAACCACCGCCATGCCGCCATCGCCGAAGACCCGGCGGGTCAGCGCGGAGACGAAAATGCCGGCCTTGAGCCTCACAGCGCGCCGATTTCGAGCAGTTTCTTGAGCACGGTCTCATTCGGCTGCCCGGTGACCGGAAGCCGGTAGTGCTTCTCGAACGCGCTGATCGCGGCACGGGTCTGGGAGCCTGCGACGCCGTCAACAGTGATGTCGGCATAGGCAATATTGGACAGGCCGGACTGGATCTGCTGGACCAGTTCACTGGGACCTTCAGCAATAACGGCAGGTATTGTCACTGGCTCGCCGCTGCGCTCGTCGGAAGCGACCACCGGAGTCGGGCGCGGTTTTGGCGCCGGTACCGTATCTGGATCAGCGCTGGCGAGTTTGACCGGCTTGGCAGCAGCAACCGGGCCATTCATGGCGCCAAGAAGCGCCGCCGTTGCCTCTCCGGTTTCCGAGTAACCGTTGGTTTTCTCCCACTTGCGGATTGCCGCAGCCGATTTCGGGCCCATCAATCCGTCAATTTCGCCGGAATAGAGGCCTTGATCGACCAGAATCGCCTGAATCTGACTCAGAATCGGATTGGAGGCGGACTTGGTGGCAACCGGCGCCGGCGCCTGTGCCGGTGTCACGTCGGGGACAGGGATCGAGGCGGTCGGCGTGTCATCGCTTCGCTCAATCCGGAATGTTGTCACGGTCCGCGCCGGAACATCCTTGCCGAACGGAACTCCGGTAACCGGCTTTGCGGCCGCCACAGGTGCTGCCGATGTCGCCACTTCACGGGTCTTGAGGATCGGTGCCGGGTGGCTTCCCGGCTGATGCCACAGTGCATTGGCGGCGACAAAGCCGAAGATCACCGCAAATGCCACGCTGCCGCCGGTGAGCGAGGGATGGGCCGACACAACCTGGCCAAGCGCTGCAAGAACGCCACGGCCGGAGTTGGTGTCATCGGCAAACAAGTCAGGCGCTGCGCGCTGTCTCGACATGGTCTTCATTCCTGTTTTGTACATCTTTGATTGCTGGGCGGGGCAATACCGGCGGGAAAGCCACGGCGGTGACCGCCGTCGTCTCCATGGGTTCGCGGTTAGCGCCGGATCCATCGGCAGGCAGATCGATGGTCACCACGGTGCCCTCACCCTCGGTGCTGGCGATGTCGAAGGTACCACCGTGCAGATCGACAAGGCCCTTGACCAGCGACAGACCAAGTCCGGTGCCCTCATAGTGCCGGCCAAGCCCGTCTTGTGCCTGCACAAACGGTTCGCCAATGCGGGCAAGCTTGTCGGCCGGGATACCGATTCCGGTGTCGCTGACAACCAGCTTCAACTGACCGTCATGGACCGCCACATCGACATTGATGACGCCGCCGGCATCGGTGAATTTGACGGCGTTGCCGACCAGATTGATCAGGATCTGGTGCATCGCGCCCTTGTCGGCGACGACTTCGCCTGCGCCACGGGCCAGTCGGCGGGTCAACGTTACACCGCGATTGGCGGCCTGCAGGCGCAACATGGCATCGCAATTGTCGACCACTTCACCGATCTGGAACGGCTCGACGAAAATTTCATAACGCCCGGCCTCGATCTTGGACATGTCGAGCATGGTGTTGACCAGGCTGAGCAGATGCTCGCCCGACTGGTGGATCAGACCGACATATTCACGCTGGCGTTCATCGTTGAAGGTACCGAAATACTCCCGCGCCAGAACATCGGAAAAGCCGAGAATGGCGTTGAGCGGGGTGCGCAGTTCGTGACTGACGGCAGCCAGAAAGCAGGTCTTTGCGGCGTTGGCGGTTTCAGCCTCTTCGACATTTGAATTGGCTCGGACGCGGTCGGCGATCTCCGCGGAAATGTCACGCGTCTGGGCGACGAACCCCGAAAAATTGCCATCGGGGGTCTGCTCGGCCATCAGCGAAACCGCAGCATGAAGGAACT is a window from the Hoeflea sp. IMCC20628 genome containing:
- a CDS encoding isoprenylcysteine carboxylmethyltransferase family protein, with product MTDFVQPKAFRQRKRLRVVQLFSVAAILALLVSRPYWSEALVVHEAMEISGLALILVCIFGRLWSILYVGSRKNSELVTSGPYSVTRNPLYLFSTIGIFGVGLVFGSLAVAIMFGFLSYLVFTLTAQKEAAFLRSTFGAGYLAYEATTPQFWPDLRLYHQPDEVTFSPQALKRTFFDALYFLAMFPAIEGIEYLQTAGYLPTLFWLP
- a CDS encoding DUF1491 family protein, translated to MRLKAGIFVSALTRRVFGDGGMAVVEKHGSEEAGAIFVRIRHRDGTESLAAPAPQTAFDIDHPDGRLFELRRSRVPESEISEILAREVRFDLDIWVVEIETDSPETYLDFSEN
- a CDS encoding TetR/AcrR family transcriptional regulator, producing the protein MRDENRASRQETIEEAAYAVLEARGYAGASMLSIARAARASNETLYNWYGDKNGLFRALVLRNAEQVKALLEDGLRSDRNPLDVLRALGPRLLALLVSPRAIQLNRAAAADPTGELGAAISERGRETVGPLIGEVLERARREGALAFNVTGEAVELYLNLLVGDLQIRRAIGGVLPLDETTISRRAELAFGQFLRLNPASTSTTPLCHEQDHKG
- a CDS encoding anthrone oxygenase family protein, with the protein product MISTRILPLVSLLLVASIFGFFYAWVCSTMWGLDASDPSIAIQAMQAMNASVRNTVFFPAFFLTPVVLAITAAALIRTGRRDSGLWFGLATVVYGLGGFGVTVVVNVPMNEALALIELPLEPVAAEAVWRGYSSPWQVWNQVRALACGAAVLLTGMGLLTISPVSGSAAHART
- a CDS encoding FAD-dependent oxidoreductase, with amino-acid sequence MKKAVIVVLGAGLGGISMVFDLKAEVGKNHQIVLVNKAESFQFTPSNPWVGVGWREKNDITIELAPLMAKHGIDFIQASAKKLVPEANKIEMEDGSSVDYDYLIIATGPELAFDEIEGFGPEGHTQSVCTVDHAVQANAAFEAFCADPGPIVVGAAQGASCFGPAYEYAMILDKELRNRKIRDKVPMTFVTSEPYIGHLGLGGVGDTKGMLEHEMRQRSVRWITNAKVEKVEATTMTVSEHNDDGSEKTRHQLDFKYSMMLPAFRGIAAVRDIEGLVNPRGFIIIDKHQRNPKYPNIFGVGVAIAIAPTEKTPVPTGVPKTGYMIESMVAATAKNIGALLDGGEPKEEATWNAFCLADFGDRGVAFLAQPQNPPRNINWAAEGMWVHLAKVAFEKYFMHKVRKGITETYYENAVMKLLAMHKLK
- a CDS encoding peptidoglycan-binding protein, with the translated sequence MSRQRAAPDLFADDTNSGRGVLAALGQVVSAHPSLTGGSVAFAVIFGFVAANALWHQPGSHPAPILKTREVATSAAPVAAAKPVTGVPFGKDVPARTVTTFRIERSDDTPTASIPVPDVTPAQAPAPVATKSASNPILSQIQAILVDQGLYSGEIDGLMGPKSAAAIRKWEKTNGYSETGEATAALLGAMNGPVAAAKPVKLASADPDTVPAPKPRPTPVVASDERSGEPVTIPAVIAEGPSELVQQIQSGLSNIAYADITVDGVAGSQTRAAISAFEKHYRLPVTGQPNETVLKKLLEIGAL
- a CDS encoding DUF1214 domain-containing protein, translating into MFRLPVLVLLSLAIAFGGGAWTASRTLKATSGFGAIKLGSWSAYPELQTAKADPFAKAHRAGDGRILLGRAEGLVFTADTDATGAALSGRCTYEISGLTPPTRFWTLRITDSSGNPVEAGPRFPASLNSWTTLRRADGTFSIRVGAAPTPGNWIRLDTPGDVSFVLSLVDTPTAGSASMVELDMPDIALIGCRDA
- a CDS encoding PAS domain-containing sensor histidine kinase, which translates into the protein MTKLDDLIDRMQLAGRQTAESWLGAAALEADTDDSRVRAMTACLSSAILAPMITVPVLLTAFSWPQAIAGALAAAAMPIAAAGLLSSTGSPRITGRVSLAAAALALGALAALSGGLASPFLPLLALLPLEAAIHSKKTSGLALGAGAAGLALALVAAAGQIGLTGVAPDAAFIATGLSLGLYALVRGLAFCFEPTIAEQTVIATSVETVVVQDFSTLDLLPGLVTRHNGRGDVIQIAGADQADFIGRVGDFSGKGYVNHIHVADRIAFLDAIDCLRRGEKRKQVELRFDCAGQGSQFLHAAVSLMAEQTPDGNFSGFVAQTRDISAEIADRVRANSNVEEAETANAAKTCFLAAVSHELRTPLNAILGFSDVLAREYFGTFNDERQREYVGLIHQSGEHLLSLVNTMLDMSKIEAGRYEIFVEPFQIGEVVDNCDAMLRLQAANRGVTLTRRLARGAGEVVADKGAMHQILINLVGNAVKFTDAGGVINVDVAVHDGQLKLVVSDTGIGIPADKLARIGEPFVQAQDGLGRHYEGTGLGLSLVKGLVDLHGGTFDIASTEGEGTVVTIDLPADGSGANREPMETTAVTAVAFPPVLPRPAIKDVQNRNEDHVETARSA
- a CDS encoding DUF1254 domain-containing protein, encoding MRSVLLAIVIGLVGAALIHIIIVLALPQWTGKDAWTRVTALGAQNRFYSLANEANLTGLYNEDPSIRSAVCHFDISNGPVRVVATGDVPIWTVSAYDASSNETYSMNDRSSIGESVNIAFVTPAQMLQMRRAMPALLEQAVLVELPRPEGYVVLRAVAPMPSHEPAVREFLAGAACLGLKFDPA
- a CDS encoding helix-turn-helix transcriptional regulator, whose protein sequence is MPIVLTPQFSIAARALAEIDQAQLAEQAGLPTSLLADFEAGVHSFDEPALARLTEALEHFGVEFLPENDTGAGLRLKFNRQETGQILNWEGEGGTSGEDDVP